A single window of Thalassomonas viridans DNA harbors:
- a CDS encoding GGDEF domain-containing protein translates to MWLTPGKSPGSFFCLAAVCIGFFVPVLAQEKIKGVEQSRKVSSIVKDKPDNNVNAKILALLELAQSTPEAVPAELEKLDENPALYNSAESYLLSLVKARVLFEDGEIEQALSALESAKKASTDIPEHVLNQPKYLQLYLLLADVYAAKKQFDLAYAQKKEYLKRYQAYSDKKNADTVRMLNKKYETDRKLKENELINNQNILKQFQIRDAENQKNAQQKNFILLIVTTLVFFVLSLRQFKVRRVLQKMAQTDSLTKLLNRKALFAQGQLLTGKAVEEQSEFSAIVLDIDFFKRINDDYSHDIADKVLQQVARLGNETMRSRDIFARIGGEEFAAILPEANLDEAKAIAERLREKIFEYNFSHLGIDCPVSASFGVASLHQVIPQFELLLHAADKAMSVAKKKGCNQVVSFSPHQQM, encoded by the coding sequence ATGTGGTTAACTCCCGGAAAATCTCCCGGTTCTTTTTTCTGTCTGGCGGCGGTGTGTATCGGCTTTTTTGTTCCTGTTTTGGCCCAGGAGAAGATCAAAGGGGTCGAGCAAAGCCGGAAGGTTTCCTCCATTGTCAAAGACAAGCCCGATAACAATGTCAATGCGAAAATCCTGGCGCTGTTAGAGCTGGCGCAAAGCACCCCGGAAGCGGTACCGGCCGAGCTGGAAAAGCTCGACGAGAATCCCGCTTTATACAACAGTGCAGAAAGTTATCTGCTGTCGCTGGTTAAAGCTCGGGTGTTGTTCGAAGACGGGGAAATCGAGCAGGCATTGTCGGCTTTGGAGTCGGCAAAAAAAGCGTCTACGGATATCCCCGAGCATGTCTTAAACCAGCCGAAGTATTTACAGCTTTATCTGTTGCTGGCAGATGTTTATGCCGCGAAAAAACAGTTCGATCTGGCCTACGCGCAAAAGAAAGAATACCTCAAGCGCTACCAGGCTTATTCGGATAAGAAAAATGCCGATACCGTGCGCATGCTTAACAAGAAGTATGAAACCGACCGTAAGCTTAAAGAAAACGAGTTGATCAACAACCAGAACATTCTAAAGCAGTTTCAAATCCGCGATGCGGAAAACCAGAAAAATGCCCAGCAAAAGAATTTTATCCTGCTGATCGTCACCACCCTGGTTTTCTTTGTTTTATCTTTGCGCCAGTTCAAGGTGCGGCGGGTGCTGCAGAAAATGGCGCAAACCGACAGCCTGACCAAGCTGCTTAACCGCAAGGCCCTGTTTGCCCAGGGCCAGCTGCTGACCGGCAAAGCGGTGGAAGAGCAGAGCGAGTTTAGCGCCATAGTGCTCGATATCGACTTTTTCAAAAGAATCAACGACGACTACAGCCATGATATTGCCGACAAAGTGCTGCAGCAGGTAGCCAGGCTAGGCAATGAAACCATGCGCTCCAGGGACATCTTCGCCCGTATCGGCGGCGAGGAATTTGCCGCCATTTTGCCGGAAGCCAACCTGGACGAAGCCAAGGCCATTGCCGAGCGCCTGAGAGAGAAAATTTTTGAGTATAACTTCAGCCATTTAGGCATCGACTGCCCGGTCAGCGCCAGTTTCGGTGTCGCCAGTTTACACCAGGTGATCCCCCAATTCGAACTCCTGCTGCATGCGGCCGACAAAGCCATGTCGGTGGCAAAGAAAAAAGGCTGCAACCAGGTGGTAAGCTTTTCCCCGCACCAGCAAATGTAG
- a CDS encoding tetratricopeptide repeat-containing diguanylate cyclase, giving the protein MLISCDVRAFQSALSLNFSLIVEQVEILEKDTPVQALEKLNSIEDQLSKLTLNERVKFYTLQSSLYANLARFQLSLNAATQGLKLSSELSSPSIHIAELSYSKGFATESLGNLELALQDYKNGLEVARSLDDKKMIAEGLSNLGAIYYLTERYDLSIVVLNDALMIANQVGDEELQGSINSELGNLYSNIGQDDKSMQFLQRSYQHYKNSSRTFSAVWVLSNIATAHYNNEEYDSAIRIYNKVIAEADDVVNNPFFYGVYTGLALSYIYKEEKEPEVAYRYFKMAEQYVDYNGNKDMPVTYLLDKAIILKNLQRYDEALESIFEAGRLMSEQAQPKDSNYYLMVRLKADIYYVLGQYEKAYRFKSESVDHRVEKLKAADIEAVEELRLRYESKQADLHKKILEQKRSLNNAELAEANKQAKAQQFYLMMSGVVALIFVWLLSTLVRGQKKLRRVTHLDDLTGLVNRHRLLKQGQRYFSRAKQQHSSLVALMIDIDNFKEINDQLGHQIGDEILKKIAMLGKRLLKRIDIFGRFSAEEFIIFLPESDTKQAMDIAVQLKEKIERYQWQLSSEDNVSISIGFASFDEKQHLDLEALIKNAEKMLYRAKNQGGNCICG; this is encoded by the coding sequence TTGTTAATATCTTGTGATGTAAGGGCTTTTCAAAGTGCCCTTAGCCTGAATTTTTCCCTGATTGTCGAGCAGGTTGAAATCCTGGAAAAAGACACTCCGGTGCAGGCGCTGGAAAAGCTCAACAGCATCGAAGATCAACTGTCCAAGCTTACCCTGAATGAAAGGGTAAAATTCTATACCCTGCAGTCTTCTTTGTATGCCAACCTGGCCCGGTTTCAGTTAAGCCTCAATGCCGCCACCCAGGGGCTGAAACTGTCGTCTGAGCTGAGCAGCCCGAGCATTCATATCGCGGAATTATCCTACAGCAAAGGTTTTGCCACCGAGAGCCTGGGTAACCTGGAGCTTGCTTTGCAGGATTATAAAAACGGCCTGGAAGTGGCGCGCTCCCTCGATGATAAAAAAATGATCGCCGAAGGCCTGTCTAACCTTGGCGCCATTTATTATTTAACCGAACGTTATGATCTCTCTATCGTGGTATTAAACGACGCCCTGATGATAGCCAACCAGGTGGGGGATGAAGAGTTGCAGGGCAGCATCAACTCCGAGCTGGGCAACCTGTATTCCAATATCGGCCAGGACGATAAGTCGATGCAGTTTTTGCAGCGTTCCTACCAGCATTATAAAAATTCGTCGCGGACGTTTTCTGCGGTTTGGGTGTTATCTAATATCGCCACCGCCCATTACAATAACGAAGAGTATGACAGCGCTATTCGTATCTATAACAAGGTGATTGCCGAAGCCGACGATGTCGTCAACAACCCGTTTTTTTACGGCGTTTATACCGGTCTGGCGCTGTCGTATATCTATAAGGAAGAAAAAGAGCCGGAGGTGGCCTACCGCTATTTCAAGATGGCGGAGCAATATGTCGACTATAACGGCAATAAAGATATGCCGGTAACCTATCTGCTGGATAAGGCGATTATCCTGAAAAACCTGCAGCGCTACGACGAGGCGCTGGAGTCGATTTTTGAAGCCGGGCGGCTGATGTCGGAACAGGCGCAACCGAAAGACAGCAATTACTACCTGATGGTCCGCTTAAAAGCCGATATCTATTATGTGCTGGGGCAGTACGAAAAAGCCTACCGGTTTAAATCCGAGTCCGTCGACCACCGGGTGGAAAAGCTGAAGGCGGCGGATATAGAAGCGGTTGAAGAATTACGTTTACGTTATGAAAGCAAGCAGGCGGATTTGCATAAAAAAATTCTTGAGCAAAAGCGCTCCCTCAATAATGCCGAACTGGCGGAAGCCAACAAGCAGGCGAAAGCACAGCAGTTCTACCTGATGATGAGCGGCGTGGTGGCGCTGATTTTCGTGTGGTTATTGTCAACCTTAGTGCGGGGACAGAAAAAACTGCGCCGGGTCACCCATCTTGACGATCTTACCGGCCTGGTGAACCGTCACAGGTTACTTAAGCAGGGGCAGCGTTACTTCTCCCGGGCCAAGCAGCAGCACTCTTCCCTGGTGGCGCTGATGATAGACATAGATAATTTTAAAGAAATCAATGACCAGTTAGGGCACCAGATCGGCGATGAAATTTTAAAGAAAATCGCCATGCTCGGAAAAAGATTGTTAAAGCGTATTGACATCTTTGGTCGCTTCAGTGCAGAAGAGTTTATTATTTTCTTGCCGGAAAGCGATACGAAACAGGCGATGGATATTGCGGTGCAGCTAAAAGAAAAAATTGAACGCTACCAGTGGCAGCTATCTTCCGAAGACAATGTTTCCATCAGCATAGGTTTCGCCAGTTTCGATGAAAAACAGCATCTAGATCTCGAAGCCCTGATCAAGAATGCGGAAAAAATGCTGTACCGGGCAAAAAACCAGGGGGGCAACTGCATATGTGGTTAA
- a CDS encoding VOC family protein — MTATHERTICHASIGTNDLARAKAFYCPVLATLGIELVSEYEHALAFGKGYPEFWVQIPFDKQPMSVGNGTHFGFMAKSKLQVDNFYRQALLSGAVCNGEPGPRPDYGEPYYGCFVIDPEGHKIEASFWDFELARKSQDKK, encoded by the coding sequence ATGACAGCCACCCATGAACGTACCATCTGCCATGCTTCCATCGGGACCAATGATCTTGCCCGGGCAAAAGCCTTTTATTGCCCGGTATTGGCAACCTTGGGAATAGAGCTGGTGTCTGAATATGAACATGCGCTGGCTTTTGGCAAAGGCTACCCCGAATTTTGGGTGCAGATCCCTTTTGATAAGCAGCCAATGTCTGTCGGCAACGGCACCCATTTCGGTTTTATGGCCAAGAGCAAATTACAGGTGGATAATTTTTACCGCCAGGCGCTGTTATCCGGTGCCGTTTGCAACGGCGAACCCGGGCCCAGACCCGACTATGGCGAGCCCTATTACGGCTGTTTTGTGATCGATCCCGAAGGGCATAAAATCGAAGCCAGTTTTTGGGATTTTGAACTGGCAAGAAAAAGTCAAGATAAGAAATAA
- the arsJ gene encoding organoarsenical effux MFS transporter ArsJ: MWSKISGLPLAVKQYLVITGNYWGFTLTDGALRMLVVLYFHQLGYTPLAIAMLFLFYEFFGVVTNLVGGWLGARIGLNKTMNIGLVMQVFALLMLTVPVEYLTVFWVMVAQAISGIAKDLNKMSAKSGVKALIPEDMSGKLFRWVALLTGSKNALKGLGFFLGALLLALLGFRGALLLMALMLSLVAVFSIRVLTGEIGKAKSKPKFRQIFSKSAALNYLSAARLCLFAARDVWFVVALPVYLVSQLGWHHEYVGAFMAVWVVAYGLVQVYTPKITGSSKGRSPGANLVSIWGLILAGVTFLLIMGLYYLPDPGTVLVGGLIVFGLVFAVNSSLHSYLILALSNQDEVSMDVGFYYMANALGRLLGTVLSGYLFQAYGLLVCLTASAILALLAAIFIRKVKLQKTQTA; encoded by the coding sequence ATGTGGTCGAAAATTTCCGGCTTGCCGCTGGCGGTTAAGCAATACCTGGTGATCACCGGCAACTACTGGGGCTTTACCCTGACCGACGGCGCTTTGCGTATGCTGGTGGTGTTGTATTTCCACCAGCTGGGTTATACACCGCTGGCCATTGCCATGCTGTTCTTGTTTTATGAGTTCTTCGGTGTGGTCACCAACCTGGTGGGGGGCTGGCTCGGCGCGCGCATAGGTTTGAACAAGACCATGAATATCGGCTTGGTGATGCAGGTATTTGCCTTGCTGATGTTAACCGTACCGGTGGAATATTTAACGGTTTTCTGGGTAATGGTGGCGCAGGCGATATCCGGCATTGCCAAAGATCTCAATAAAATGAGCGCAAAAAGCGGCGTCAAGGCACTGATCCCCGAAGATATGTCCGGCAAGCTGTTCCGCTGGGTGGCATTGCTCACCGGCTCGAAAAATGCCCTGAAAGGCCTGGGCTTTTTCCTCGGCGCTTTGTTGTTGGCACTGTTAGGTTTTCGCGGCGCCTTATTGCTGATGGCGCTGATGTTGTCCCTGGTGGCTGTTTTCAGTATCCGGGTACTGACGGGGGAGATCGGCAAGGCAAAAAGCAAGCCTAAATTCCGCCAGATCTTTTCCAAAAGTGCGGCGCTTAATTATCTGTCGGCTGCCCGTTTGTGTCTGTTTGCCGCCCGGGATGTCTGGTTTGTGGTGGCCCTGCCGGTTTATCTGGTAAGCCAGTTGGGCTGGCATCACGAATATGTCGGGGCCTTTATGGCGGTATGGGTGGTTGCCTATGGCCTGGTGCAGGTTTACACCCCTAAAATTACCGGCAGCAGCAAAGGCAGATCGCCGGGAGCAAACCTGGTTTCCATCTGGGGGCTGATATTGGCCGGCGTGACCTTCTTGCTTATCATGGGCCTGTATTACCTGCCGGATCCCGGTACGGTGCTGGTGGGCGGGCTGATTGTCTTTGGCTTGGTGTTTGCGGTTAATTCTTCCCTGCACAGTTACCTGATCCTGGCCTTGTCGAACCAGGATGAAGTGTCCATGGATGTCGGTTTTTATTATATGGCCAATGCCCTGGGGCGTTTGCTGGGAACGGTACTGTCCGGATACCTGTTCCAGGCTTACGGTTTGCTGGTATGTTTAACGGCATCGGCCATTCTGGCCTTGCTGGCGGCAATATTTATCCGTAAAGTGAAGCTGCAGAAAACTCAAACCGCGTAA
- a CDS encoding ArsJ-associated glyceraldehyde-3-phosphate dehydrogenase: MTIKVGINGFGRMGRLVLRAAWSWPEIEFVHINDPAGDAATLAHLLNFDSVHGTWQYSAEGQENQILIGNKAMSTSRNTSIEDTDWSGCDIVIEASGKMKTKAKLQAYLDQGVKKVLVTAPVKEEGVLNLVMGVNDDLYDAAVHNIVTAASCTTNCLAPVVKVLQDKIGIKHGSMTTIHDITNTQTILDAPHKDLRRARACGQSLIPTTTGSATAITHIFPELKGKLNGHAIRVPLANASITDCVFELEREVTESEINALMAEAAEGELKGILGYEERPLVSVDYKTDPRSSIVDALSTMVVNNSQLKMYLWYDNEWGYANRSAELMLKLAASIS, from the coding sequence ATGACAATAAAAGTTGGCATTAACGGTTTTGGCCGTATGGGACGGTTAGTATTAAGGGCGGCCTGGTCCTGGCCCGAGATTGAATTCGTTCACATCAATGATCCGGCGGGTGATGCCGCCACCCTGGCACATTTACTTAATTTCGACTCTGTTCACGGCACTTGGCAGTACTCGGCTGAAGGGCAGGAAAATCAGATTTTAATCGGTAATAAGGCGATGAGCACCAGCCGCAATACCAGTATTGAAGATACCGACTGGTCCGGGTGCGATATAGTGATCGAAGCCTCGGGCAAAATGAAAACTAAGGCCAAGCTGCAGGCCTATCTCGATCAGGGAGTGAAAAAAGTCCTGGTAACCGCGCCGGTAAAAGAAGAAGGCGTGCTGAACCTGGTGATGGGGGTTAACGATGATTTATATGACGCTGCCGTCCATAACATAGTGACCGCCGCCTCCTGCACCACCAACTGTCTGGCTCCTGTGGTGAAAGTATTGCAGGATAAAATCGGCATCAAACACGGCAGCATGACCACTATCCACGATATCACCAATACCCAGACCATTCTGGATGCTCCCCATAAAGATCTGCGCCGGGCCCGTGCCTGTGGCCAGAGCCTGATCCCGACCACTACAGGTTCGGCAACGGCTATCACCCATATTTTTCCCGAGCTGAAAGGTAAGTTAAACGGCCACGCCATCCGGGTGCCGTTGGCAAATGCCTCCATTACCGACTGTGTGTTTGAACTGGAGCGGGAAGTAACGGAAAGCGAAATCAATGCCCTGATGGCTGAGGCCGCCGAAGGTGAGCTCAAAGGCATTTTAGGCTATGAAGAGCGGCCTTTGGTAAGCGTGGATTATAAAACCGATCCCAGGTCGAGCATAGTAGATGCCCTGTCGACTATGGTGGTGAACAACAGCCAGCTGAAAATGTACCTCTGGTATGACAATGAGTGGGGCTACGCCAACCGTAGTGCTGAGTTGATGCTTAAACTGGCAGCTTCGATTTCTTGA
- a CDS encoding metalloregulator ArsR/SmtB family transcription factor, translating into MQSLQFFKALADDTRLQLILLIFAEQELCVCELTQALDVSQPKISRHIAILREQGILQDRRAGKWVFYSLSDKLAGWQLTAISDCFEDSQHYLAPGRQRLLEMGNRPDRQLLCCS; encoded by the coding sequence ATGCAAAGTTTACAATTCTTTAAAGCCCTGGCAGACGATACCCGGCTGCAGCTGATTTTGCTGATATTTGCCGAGCAGGAGTTATGTGTCTGTGAGCTGACCCAGGCGCTTGATGTATCCCAGCCGAAAATTTCCCGCCATATCGCTATCTTGCGGGAGCAGGGGATACTGCAAGACAGGCGCGCCGGAAAATGGGTGTTTTACAGCTTGTCAGACAAATTAGCCGGCTGGCAGTTAACGGCTATCTCGGACTGTTTTGAAGACTCGCAGCATTATCTGGCGCCTGGTCGCCAGCGTTTGCTGGAGATGGGCAACCGCCCCGACAGGCAGCTGTTGTGCTGCTCCTGA
- a CDS encoding cupin domain-containing protein, translating into MLKALTSAKLHSLFLPILIYSASTYAGDAPESQGHILNLEQISAPAEFDNIHLIPLESDKHASEFLIFIKNKVAAHYHAKHSEIVYVLAGEGIMTLGESKKPVKKGDYIRIPEGTVHAVEVTSEQPMKVLSVQAPEFKGKDWTFVKEK; encoded by the coding sequence ATGTTAAAAGCTTTAACCAGCGCTAAACTCCATAGCCTGTTTCTCCCGATATTAATATATTCTGCCAGCACTTATGCCGGGGACGCTCCCGAGAGCCAGGGCCATATCCTCAACCTGGAACAAATATCTGCCCCGGCCGAATTTGATAATATTCACCTTATCCCGCTCGAAAGCGATAAACATGCTTCCGAATTCCTGATCTTCATTAAAAATAAGGTCGCCGCCCACTACCACGCCAAGCATAGCGAAATCGTTTATGTGCTGGCGGGTGAAGGGATTATGACTTTAGGAGAGAGTAAAAAACCGGTTAAAAAAGGAGACTACATCCGCATTCCTGAAGGTACTGTGCATGCCGTAGAGGTTACATCCGAACAGCCGATGAAGGTGCTTTCGGTACAAGCGCCCGAGTTTAAAGGTAAAGACTGGACTTTTGTAAAGGAGAAATAA